Proteins from one Amphiura filiformis unplaced genomic scaffold, Afil_fr2py scaffold_329, whole genome shotgun sequence genomic window:
- the LOC140145494 gene encoding uncharacterized protein: MDQHSNALLSLCRVCGARRKKWRQQATHNYDKLKHADRLARAYGINVNDDEKLIHPVYVCLSCIAASALGKDPRKTVIVWNEHGEGDTCKACSLMESTLGRKTRKPGKVAAATKAERKKEEDERRKEEDDKIAVDQACNTILGTVIKSPPSLKLQQVATVIMKVLLSMCDPHSPIVELPTGGQKLVFQKISKPRIPSNTASRRTINRRSEIIQKTVETISCSEESKDSVDLQLAAVLRLKSTADLEEFLHKQNLLKIRVPTGQELLMKVRLGWSWAQMRLMKGWLKQYNIVMAAESVTRKQRAAILGSINTLEAEMLPFFFKEEDEYVTKLAPIVYVPNVHDHIMQTLDDLDKYDMLESKEQIWIKIGGDKGGGSTKVYYQILNVAHCPNSRYNSIVFCAYEADENVLNLHLALDRYIAQINSLLTANWQGIPIHVWLCGDFAMDSKLLGLQGASATYPCIACHVTKGDINNTGDFPPRTLTNIKQDHEKVEAANYTRTAKKINHSVSHQPFFDIPLDQVCPPVLHINLGLYNKFYNELVEDVQRLGEVIADELEKPANADDSFTTYVQQRQTINERVRSLQKDARAIRNEATDIEFECLTQSLFGPCEPSSDQMETINLLHEQANHLDQQASDLRNQYKLPESANPLVTEMENSLKSFKVRRQAYHSRTFIGNHVDKCLKEENYTVLLQSIVDVTTRLCPSLQDDSVAIQMKYMVLFQQFSKCYQTYTSTNNLSSEEIDELETDINLLVTLYLQKWRKLTPKFHYLAKHVVPFIRRVGMGLGILSEQGGEQLHNIFNTLARRMAGVRNVQGMEPELYHLKKTMEEHLVLVHPSMRVSLAKEE, translated from the exons ATGGATCAGCATTCAAATGCTCTGCTAAGCCTATGTCGAGTCTGCGGAGCTAGACGTAAGAAATGGCGGCAGCAGGCAACACACAACTATGACAAATTAAAGCACGCAGACCGGTTGGCTAGGGCATATGGGATTAACGTCAATGACGATGAGAAACTCATCCATCCAGTTTATGTATGTCTTAGTTGCATTGCTGCAAGCGCACTTGGAAAAGATCCGAGAAAAACAGTGATAGTCTGGAATGAACATGGAGAAG GTGATACATGTAAAGCATGCAGCCTTATGGAAAGCACGCTGGGGAGAAAAACACGCAAACCAGGCAAGGTAGCAGCAGCAACAaaagcagaaagaaagaaagaagaagatgaaAGAAGAAAAGAGGAAGATGACAAAATAGCTGTGGACCAGGCATGTAACACAATTCTAGGAACAGTTATTAAGTCACCACCAAGCCTGAAACTGCAACAAGTTGCAACTGTAATTATGAAAGTGCTTCTATCCATGTGTGATCCTCACTCACCAATTGTTGAACTTCCAACTGGTGGGCAG AAATtggtttttcaaaaaatttcaaagccGCGCATACCAAGCAACACTGCATCACGAAGAACCATAAACAGAAGAAGTGAAATAATACAGAAAACAGTAGAAACCATCAGTTGCTCGGAAGAAAGCAAAGATTCTGTGGACCTACAACTGGCTGCTGTTCTTAGGTTGAAATCTACTGCTGACCTTGAAGAATTTCTTCACAAACAAAACCTCCTCAAAATCAGGGTACCCACTGGCCAAGAACTGTTAATGAAAGTGAGACTGGGATGGTCATGGGCCCAAATGAGACTAATGAAAGG ATGGCTGAAGCAGTACAATATTGTCATGGCTGCGGAATCTGTAACCAGGAAACAAAGAGCTGCAATTCTTGGATCCATCAACACACTTGAAGCAGAGATGCtgccctttttttttaaagaagaggATGAGTATGTCACCAAATTGGCACCAATCGTTTATGTACCAAATGTCCACGATCATATCATGCAAACACTAGATGACCTGGATAA ATATGACATGTTAGAATCCAAGGAACAGATCTGGATTAAAATAGGAGGAGACAAAGGTGGCGGATCTACAAAAGTGTACTACCAAATCCTCAATGTCGCTCACTGCCCGAATTCCCGATACAACTCCATTGTATTTTGCGCATATGAGGCTGACGAAAATGTGTTAAATCTGCATCTTGCCCTAGACCGGTACATTGCTCAAATTAACAGCTTACTGACAGCAAATTGGCA AGGAATACCAATCCATGTGTGGTTGTGTGGAGATTTTGCCATGGATTCAAAACTACTGGGACTGCAAGGAGCTTCAG CTACATACCCATGTATAGCATGTCATGTTACAAAGGGGGATATCAACAACACCGGAGATTTTCCACCCAGAACTCTGACCAACATCAAACAGGACCATGAAAAGGTAGAAGCAGCTAATTACACCAGGACTGCCAAAAAGATCAACCACAGTGTGTCGCACCAACCGTTTTTTGACATTCCCTTAGACCAA GTGTGCCCACCAGTTCTCCATATTAATTTAGGATTATACAATAAATTCTACAACGAGTTAGTAGAGGATGTGCAGAGACTTGGTGAGGTGATTGCTGATGAACTGGAGAAG CCAGCAAATGCTGATGACAGCTTCACCACATACGTACAACAGAGACAAACCATCAACGAGAGAGTCAGAAGTCTCCAAAAAGATGCTCGTGCAATTCGAAACGAAGCAACTGATATTGAATTTGAGTGCCTTACTCAATCCTTGTTTGGCCCATGTGAGCCCTCATCAGACCAAATGGAGACCATAAATCTGCTCCATGAACAAGCTAACCATTTG GACCAACAAGCGTCTGATTTGAGGAACCAATACAAGCTACCAGAGTCAGCGAATCCTCTAGTCACAGAGATGGAAAACTCGTTAAAAAGTTTTAAAGTCCGAAGGCAGGCCTACCACAGCAGGACCTTTATAGGGAACCATGTGGACAAGTGTCTCAAG GAAGAAAACTACACAGTGCTTCTCCAATCTATAGTTGATGTTACAACTAGATTATGCCCATCTTTGCAAGATGACTCGGTGGCTATTCAGATGAAATATATGGTTCTCTTCCAACAATTCAGTAAATGCTATCAAACGTACACCTCGACCAACAATCTAAGTTCAGAAGAAATAGACGAGCTTG AGACTGACATCAACCTTCTGGTGACGTTGTATTTACAAAAATGGAGGAAACTTACGCCGAAGTTTCATTATTTGGCCAAACATGTGGTGCCATTTATCAGGAGGGTAGGGATGGGGTTGGGAATATTATCAGAACAGGGTGGGGAACAATTGCATAACATCTTCAACACACTGGCAAGGAGGATGGCAGGTGTAAGGAATGTACAAGGGATGGAACCAGAACTTTACCACCTGAAAAAAACAATGGAGGAACATCTTGTTCTTGTTCATCCATCTATGAGAGTATCTCTTGCAAAAGAGGAATGA